In Rhodamnia argentea isolate NSW1041297 chromosome 11, ASM2092103v1, whole genome shotgun sequence, one genomic interval encodes:
- the LOC115747216 gene encoding outer envelope protein 64, mitochondrial isoform X2: MSRPLQVLKAHVSSPKAWIMIGVTVAGVVILTEAHRRRRRPGSKASKEDFGAFLMRFELLPSPQPPPPALKQPLAGLTFAIKDIFEVKGYVTGYGNPDWERTHEAAGKTAVVVTALLKNGAKCVGKTVMDELAFGMTGENIHHGTPINPQMPSHIPGGSSGGSAVAVAAELVDFALGTDTVGCVRIPASFCGIIGYRPSHGAVSTIGVLPNSQSLDTVGWFARDPSILHRVGHILLQLNTVEPRRPRRLVFADDLFELSKVPKHKSLYVVSKAAEKLSGYQPPKHINFGQHIASNVPSLKVFCGQSTNLQNGISTLKALSSAMLSLQRCEFKTNHEEWVKSVKPRLGPRTANCVLTAVNTSFENIKTLYKVRGEMRAALQNLLKDDGILIIPTVADPPLPTNLKKRSSAEFFDRALALISISSMSGCCQVSIPLGKHDGCPISVSFISYHGGDKFLLDSVLDMYSSLQEQVTVASSSLPFADTNGNLDASELLKEKGNAAYKGCQWNKAVTYYSEAIKLHGTNATYYCNRAAAYLQLGCFQQAEEDCTKAISLDKKNVKAYLRRGTARESLIRNKEALQDFTHALVLEPQNKDAGRAEKRLRKLLS; the protein is encoded by the exons ATGTCGAGGCCATTGCAAGTGCTGAAAGCTCATGTGTCGAGTCCCAAGGCGTGGATCATGATCGGCGTCACGGTCGCTGGTGTCGTGATTCTTACCGAGGCTCACCGGCGAAGGAGAAGGCCCGGATCGAAGGCCTCGAAGGAAGATTTCGGCGCTTTCTTGATGAGATTCGAGCTCCTTCCGTCCCCTCAGCCGCCTCCGCCCGCGCTTAAACAGCCGCTCGCGGGTCTCACTTTCGCCATTAAGGACAT ATTTGAGGTGAAGGGATATGTGACAGGGTATGGGAATCCAGATTGGGAGAGAACACATGAGGCTGCTGGAAAGACGGCGGTGGTTGTCACTGCACTTCTTAAAAATGGGGCCAAGTGTGTTGGAAAGACTGTTATGGATGAATTGGCTTTTGG AATGACTGGAGAGAACATCCACCATGGAACTCCTATCAATCCCCAAATGCCTTCTCATATTCCAGGAGGATCTTCTGGTGGTTCAGCCGTCGCTGTTGCAGCTGAACTCGTCGACTTTGCTCTTG GGACTGATACCGTCGGATGTGTGAGAATTCCAGCATCTTTCTGTGGTATCATTGGATATAGACCATCACATGGCGCCGTATCTACAATTGGGGTTTTGCCCAACTCACAAAGCTTAGATACCGTTG GATGGTTTGCCCGTGATCCATCAATTTTGCATCGTGTTGGTCATATTCTACTACAATTGAATACAGTAGAACCTAGAAGGCCAAGGAGACTTGTTTTTGCAGATGATCTCTTCGAGCTTTCTAAGGTCCCAAAGCACAAGTCCCTGTATGTTGTTAGTAAAGCAGCTGAAAAGTTATCTGGGT ATCAGCCTCCCAAGCATATAAATTTTGGTCAGCATATTGCTTCAAATGTCCCCAGCCTTAAAGTTTTCTGTGGACAATCGACTAATCTTCAAAATGGAATATCTACTCTCAAAGCACTTTCTTCTGCCATGCTTTCGTTGCAAAG ATGTGAATTCAAAACAAACCATGAAGAGTGGGTCAAATCAGTCAAACCCAGGCTAGGACCTCGGACGGCTAATTGTGTTCTTACGGCAGTAAATACTTCATTTGAAAACATTAAAACTTTATACAAAGTCAGAGGTGAGATGCGAGCAGCCCTTCAAAATCTCTTAAAG GATGATGGTATATTGATAATTCCCACAGTAGCAGATCCTCCCTTGCCAACAAACTTAAAGAAGCGCTCCTCTGCTGAATTTTTTGACAGAGCACTTGCATTGATAAGTATCTCGAGCATGTCTGGATGCTGTCAG GTTAGCATTCCACTGGGGAAACATGATGGCTGTCCCATCTCTGTCTCATTCATTTCATATCATGGAGGCGATAAATTTCTACTCGATTCAGTTTTAGATATGTATTCCTCTCTTCAAGAGCAAGTTACAGTTGCTTCTAGTTCCTTACCTTTTGCAGACACAAATGGTAACCTGGATGCATCTGAACTGTTAAAAGAAAAG GGTAATGCGGCATATAAGGGATGCCAGTGGAATAAAGCTGTAACTTACTATAGTGAAGCTATCAAATTGCATGGGACAAATGCCACTTACTATTGCAACCGTGCTGCTGCATATTTGCAATTAGGATG TTTTCAACAAGCTGAAGAGGACTGCACCAAGGCAATCTCACTGGATAAAAAG AATGTTAAGGCATATCTAAGACGTGGAACGGCTAGGGAGTCGCTTATCCGCAATAAAGAGGCTTTACAAG ATTTCACGCATGCTCTTGTTCTGGAACCGCAGAACAAGGATGCTGGTCGTGCTGAAAAACGACTCAGGAAACTGCTGAGTTGA
- the LOC115747216 gene encoding outer envelope protein 64, mitochondrial isoform X1 translates to MSRPLQVLKAHVSSPKAWIMIGVTVAGVVILTEAHRRRRRPGSKASKEDFGAFLMRFELLPSPQPPPPALKQPLAGLTFAIKDIFEVKGYVTGYGNPDWERTHEAAGKTAVVVTALLKNGAKCVGKTVMDELAFGMTGENIHHGTPINPQMPSHIPGGSSGGSAVAVAAELVDFALGTDTVGCVRIPASFCGIIGYRPSHGAVSTIGVLPNSQSLDTVGWFARDPSILHRVGHILLQLNTVEPRRPRRLVFADDLFELSKVPKHKSLYVVSKAAEKLSGYQPPKHINFGQHIASNVPSLKVFCGQSTNLQNGISTLKALSSAMLSLQRCEFKTNHEEWVKSVKPRLGPRTANCVLTAVNTSFENIKTLYKVRGEMRAALQNLLKDDGILIIPTVADPPLPTNLKKRSSAEFFDRALALISISSMSGCCQVSIPLGKHDGCPISVSFISYHGGDKFLLDSVLDMYSSLQEQVTVASSSLPFADTNGNLDASELLKEKGNAAYKGCQWNKAVTYYSEAIKLHGTNATYYCNRAAAYLQLGCFQQAEEDCTKAISLDKKNVKAYLRRGTARESLIRNKEALQDFTHALVLEPQNKDAGRAEKRLRLKRRNKKRTMLYVEGRFCHWSKT, encoded by the exons ATGTCGAGGCCATTGCAAGTGCTGAAAGCTCATGTGTCGAGTCCCAAGGCGTGGATCATGATCGGCGTCACGGTCGCTGGTGTCGTGATTCTTACCGAGGCTCACCGGCGAAGGAGAAGGCCCGGATCGAAGGCCTCGAAGGAAGATTTCGGCGCTTTCTTGATGAGATTCGAGCTCCTTCCGTCCCCTCAGCCGCCTCCGCCCGCGCTTAAACAGCCGCTCGCGGGTCTCACTTTCGCCATTAAGGACAT ATTTGAGGTGAAGGGATATGTGACAGGGTATGGGAATCCAGATTGGGAGAGAACACATGAGGCTGCTGGAAAGACGGCGGTGGTTGTCACTGCACTTCTTAAAAATGGGGCCAAGTGTGTTGGAAAGACTGTTATGGATGAATTGGCTTTTGG AATGACTGGAGAGAACATCCACCATGGAACTCCTATCAATCCCCAAATGCCTTCTCATATTCCAGGAGGATCTTCTGGTGGTTCAGCCGTCGCTGTTGCAGCTGAACTCGTCGACTTTGCTCTTG GGACTGATACCGTCGGATGTGTGAGAATTCCAGCATCTTTCTGTGGTATCATTGGATATAGACCATCACATGGCGCCGTATCTACAATTGGGGTTTTGCCCAACTCACAAAGCTTAGATACCGTTG GATGGTTTGCCCGTGATCCATCAATTTTGCATCGTGTTGGTCATATTCTACTACAATTGAATACAGTAGAACCTAGAAGGCCAAGGAGACTTGTTTTTGCAGATGATCTCTTCGAGCTTTCTAAGGTCCCAAAGCACAAGTCCCTGTATGTTGTTAGTAAAGCAGCTGAAAAGTTATCTGGGT ATCAGCCTCCCAAGCATATAAATTTTGGTCAGCATATTGCTTCAAATGTCCCCAGCCTTAAAGTTTTCTGTGGACAATCGACTAATCTTCAAAATGGAATATCTACTCTCAAAGCACTTTCTTCTGCCATGCTTTCGTTGCAAAG ATGTGAATTCAAAACAAACCATGAAGAGTGGGTCAAATCAGTCAAACCCAGGCTAGGACCTCGGACGGCTAATTGTGTTCTTACGGCAGTAAATACTTCATTTGAAAACATTAAAACTTTATACAAAGTCAGAGGTGAGATGCGAGCAGCCCTTCAAAATCTCTTAAAG GATGATGGTATATTGATAATTCCCACAGTAGCAGATCCTCCCTTGCCAACAAACTTAAAGAAGCGCTCCTCTGCTGAATTTTTTGACAGAGCACTTGCATTGATAAGTATCTCGAGCATGTCTGGATGCTGTCAG GTTAGCATTCCACTGGGGAAACATGATGGCTGTCCCATCTCTGTCTCATTCATTTCATATCATGGAGGCGATAAATTTCTACTCGATTCAGTTTTAGATATGTATTCCTCTCTTCAAGAGCAAGTTACAGTTGCTTCTAGTTCCTTACCTTTTGCAGACACAAATGGTAACCTGGATGCATCTGAACTGTTAAAAGAAAAG GGTAATGCGGCATATAAGGGATGCCAGTGGAATAAAGCTGTAACTTACTATAGTGAAGCTATCAAATTGCATGGGACAAATGCCACTTACTATTGCAACCGTGCTGCTGCATATTTGCAATTAGGATG TTTTCAACAAGCTGAAGAGGACTGCACCAAGGCAATCTCACTGGATAAAAAG AATGTTAAGGCATATCTAAGACGTGGAACGGCTAGGGAGTCGCTTATCCGCAATAAAGAGGCTTTACAAG ATTTCACGCATGCTCTTGTTCTGGAACCGCAGAACAAGGATGCTGGTCGTGCTGAAAAACGACTCA GGCTCAAGAGACGGAATAAAAAGAGGACGATGCTTTATGTTGAGGGAAGATTTTGCCACTGGtccaaaacatga
- the LOC115747218 gene encoding uncharacterized protein LOC115747218 has translation MHKHTHAYAHAHAHVPFGLRDTASREALHSLPTIAPLLLRNLLTSIFIFADKSFLNLAEKYRLLELLRYLLLSSFLFLLRLLPTLFPSVNPVVHDGYAPKPPKPAGDPRAPPHSGACDSGIARALSQLLAIVNNVPVSSRKYEAVRSLAERLINENQQEGTEALLEVNRTVLSAAFSRTLNQLEAAMMDRERQRGCGGGGNGDGSDSGTVSVEYRKNRVLRAIRSVRDVAWRGRVWWSSEEPARLGSSAAKLAAELVWLAQKLAACGCAEDAVCRWASASNLAWLAISAEPRLQGSLVKVSAFLFKQAKDMGLDEIDESKKEQQRQTRMKMLMSWLPLLCRASNGTDVPVLSLSERAELERVLEETIEILGQEEKEHVLSQWLHHFMYCPSSDWPNLHASYTRWCTASRKLILQ, from the exons ATGCACAAGCACACGCACGCGTACGCGCACGCGCACGCGCACGTGCCATTTGGTCTCCGCGACACCGCCTCCAGGGAAGCTCTCCACTCCCTCCCAACCATCGCCCCGCTCCTCCTCCGCAACCTCCTcacctccatcttcatcttcgccGACAAGTCCTTCCTCAACCTGGCCGAGAAGTACCGCCTCCTCGAGCTCCTCCGCTacctcctcctctcctccttcctcttcctcctccgcctcctccccACGCTTTTCCCCTCCGTGAACCCTGTCGTCCACGACGGCTACGCCCCCAAGCCCCCGAAGCCGGCCGGCGACCCCCGCGCGCCTCCCCACTCCGGCGCGTGCGACTCCGGCATCGCCCGCGCGCTATCGCAGCTCCTCGCCATCGTCAACAACGTCCCCGTGAGCTCCCGCAAGTACGAGGCCGTCCGGTCCTTGGCCGAGAGGCTCATCAATGAGAACCAGCAGGAGGGGACCGAGGCCCTGCTCGAGGTCAATCGGACGGTTCTTTCGGCGGCTTTCTCGAGGACTCTCAACCAGCTCGAGGCCGCAATGATGGACAGAGAGCGGCAGCGCGGCTGCGGGGGCGGCGGCAACGGCGATGGCTCCGACTCGGGGACTGTCTCGGTGGAGTATAGGAAGAACCGGGTTCTGAGGGCGATTCGGTCGGTTCGGGATGTGGCTTGGCGTGGACGGGTCTGGTGGTCGAGCGAAGAGCCGGCCCGGCTGGGGAGCTCGGCTGCGAAGCTTGCCGCTGAGCTGGTTTGGTTGGCGCAGAAATTGGCGGCTTGCGGGTGCGCCGAGGATGCGGTTTGTAGGTGGGCGTCGGCTAGTAATTTGGCTTGGCTCGCTATCTCGGCGGAGCCGCGTCTCCAAGGTTCCCTAGTCAAGGTTTCTG CATTCTTATTCAAGCAAGCCAAGGACATGGGGCTGGACGAAATCGATGAAAGCAAGAAAGAGCAACAAAGGCAGACAAGGATGAAGATGTTGATGTCATGGTTGCCGCTGCTTTGCAGAGCAAGCAATGGAACCGATGTCCCCGTTCTAAGCCTCAGCGAAAGAGCCGAACTGGAGAGAGTGTTGGAGGAAACCATCGAAATCCTGGGACAGGAGGAGAAGGAGCATGTGCTCTCGCAGTGGCTTCACCACTTCATGTATTGCCCGTCGTCTGACTGGCCTAATCTTCATGCCTCCTACACTCGCTGGTGCACTGCTTCTCGCAAGCTCATACTTCAGTGA
- the LOC115747219 gene encoding metacaspase-1-like: MAFRRERCSWCGVLLELPPGVQAFRCAVCQSVTKTNLYDPPLTQAQNSLYRAANLFKGLVGTVANNIHSLANSTGNYPGVYTSNDGYYPPAPSLPPLPLSVHGRKRALLCGVSYRGKRYMLKGSVNDVRCMRYFLVEKMGFRNDSILILSEEETDQLRIPTKQNILMAMRWLIHDCQSGDSLVFHFSGHGSRQRDYDMDEIDGFDESIWPVDHEIAGKILDDEINATIVRPLPRGAKLHAVIDACHSGTMLDLPFVCRLNREGTYRWEDHRSTVYKGTRGGLALSISACDDNQTSVDTTALSGSTATGAMTYSFIQAMQNGHELTYGHLLTVMRHTIREARTGVRLNGPIASLVNKLLGAGLSQEPQLSSSEVFDIYATKISL, translated from the exons ATGGCATTTAGAAGAGAGAGATGCAGTTGGTGTGGTGTGCTACTTGAGCTGCCGCCGGGGGTGCAGGCATTTCGGTGTGCCGTGTGCCAATCTGTCACCAAAACTAACCTCTATGATCCTCCGCTGACTCAAGCTCAGAATTCTCTATACCGGGCGGCTAACTTGTTCAAAGGCCTTGTTGGTACTGTTGCGAACAACATCCATTCTCTAGCCAACTCAACCGGCAACTATCCTGGAGTATACACATCAAACGATGGCTATTATCCTCCGGCTCCGTCTCTGCCGCCGCTGCCTCTTTCTGTTCATGGCAGGAAGCGTGCTTTGCTTTGTGGGGTAAGCTATAGAGGGAAGAGGTACATGCTCAAAGGAAGCGTCAACGATGTGAGGTGCATGCGCTACTTCCTGGTTGAGAAGATGGGATTCCGAAACGACTCTATACTTATTCTCTCAG AAGAAGAGACGGATCAACTCAGGAtcccaacaaaacaaaacatcCTCATGGCTATGCGATGGTTGATCCATGATTGCCAATCTGGTGACTCGTTGGTGTTTCACTTCTCTGGCCATGGCTCAAGACAGCGCGATTATGATATGGACGAAATTGATGGGTTTGATGAATCCATCTGGCCAGTTGATCATGAGATTGCAGGGAAGATACTGGATGATGAAATTAACGCCACCATTGTGAGACCACTGCCTCGAGGAGCCAAACTCCATGCTGTAATTGATGCCTGCCACAGCGGAACCATGCTCGATCTACCCTTTGTATGCAGGCTGAACCG AGAAGGTACCTACAGATGGGAAGATCACAGATCAACCGTTTATAAGGGCACGAGAGGTGGGCTAGCCCTCTCTATTAGCGCTTGTGATGATAACCAGACCTCTGTGGACACTACG GCGTTATCAGGAAGCACGGCAACGGGTGCCATGACATACAGCTTCATTCAAGCAATGCAAAATGGGCATGAACTCACATACGGCCATCTACTGACCGTTATGCGTCATACAATTCGTGAGGCCCGCACTGGAGTGCGTCTTAACGGTCCAATTGCATCGCTTGTTAACAAACTGCTTGGTGCTGGTTTGTCTCAG GAACCTCAGCTATCATCATCAGAAGTGTTTGACATTTACGCAACAAAGATTTCTCTGTGA
- the LOC115747216 gene encoding outer envelope protein 64, mitochondrial isoform X3 → MSRPLQVLKAHVSSPKAWIMIGVTVAGVVILTEAHRRRRRPGSKASKEDFGAFLMRFELLPSPQPPPPALKQPLAGLTFAIKDIFEVKGYVTGYGNPDWERTHEAAGKTAVVVTALLKNGAKCVGKTVMDELAFGMTGENIHHGTPINPQMPSHIPGGSSGGSAVAVAAELVDFALGTDTVGCVRIPASFCGIIGYRPSHGAVSTIGVLPNSQSLDTVGWFARDPSILHRVGHILLQLNTVEPRRPRRLVFADDLFELSKVPKHKSLYVVSKAAEKLSGYQPPKHINFGQHIASNVPSLKVFCGQSTNLQNGISTLKALSSAMLSLQRCEFKTNHEEWVKSVKPRLGPRTANCVLTAVNTSFENIKTLYKVRGEMRAALQNLLKDDGILIIPTVADPPLPTNLKKRSSAEFFDRALALISISSMSGCCQVSIPLGKHDGCPISVSFISYHGGDKFLLDSVLDMYSSLQEQVTVASSSLPFADTNGNLDASELLKEKGNAAYKGCQWNKAVTYYSEAIKLHGTNATYYCNRAAAYLQLGCFQQAEEDCTKAISLDKKVEYIACKGSPFSLLGSLDKYCWN, encoded by the exons ATGTCGAGGCCATTGCAAGTGCTGAAAGCTCATGTGTCGAGTCCCAAGGCGTGGATCATGATCGGCGTCACGGTCGCTGGTGTCGTGATTCTTACCGAGGCTCACCGGCGAAGGAGAAGGCCCGGATCGAAGGCCTCGAAGGAAGATTTCGGCGCTTTCTTGATGAGATTCGAGCTCCTTCCGTCCCCTCAGCCGCCTCCGCCCGCGCTTAAACAGCCGCTCGCGGGTCTCACTTTCGCCATTAAGGACAT ATTTGAGGTGAAGGGATATGTGACAGGGTATGGGAATCCAGATTGGGAGAGAACACATGAGGCTGCTGGAAAGACGGCGGTGGTTGTCACTGCACTTCTTAAAAATGGGGCCAAGTGTGTTGGAAAGACTGTTATGGATGAATTGGCTTTTGG AATGACTGGAGAGAACATCCACCATGGAACTCCTATCAATCCCCAAATGCCTTCTCATATTCCAGGAGGATCTTCTGGTGGTTCAGCCGTCGCTGTTGCAGCTGAACTCGTCGACTTTGCTCTTG GGACTGATACCGTCGGATGTGTGAGAATTCCAGCATCTTTCTGTGGTATCATTGGATATAGACCATCACATGGCGCCGTATCTACAATTGGGGTTTTGCCCAACTCACAAAGCTTAGATACCGTTG GATGGTTTGCCCGTGATCCATCAATTTTGCATCGTGTTGGTCATATTCTACTACAATTGAATACAGTAGAACCTAGAAGGCCAAGGAGACTTGTTTTTGCAGATGATCTCTTCGAGCTTTCTAAGGTCCCAAAGCACAAGTCCCTGTATGTTGTTAGTAAAGCAGCTGAAAAGTTATCTGGGT ATCAGCCTCCCAAGCATATAAATTTTGGTCAGCATATTGCTTCAAATGTCCCCAGCCTTAAAGTTTTCTGTGGACAATCGACTAATCTTCAAAATGGAATATCTACTCTCAAAGCACTTTCTTCTGCCATGCTTTCGTTGCAAAG ATGTGAATTCAAAACAAACCATGAAGAGTGGGTCAAATCAGTCAAACCCAGGCTAGGACCTCGGACGGCTAATTGTGTTCTTACGGCAGTAAATACTTCATTTGAAAACATTAAAACTTTATACAAAGTCAGAGGTGAGATGCGAGCAGCCCTTCAAAATCTCTTAAAG GATGATGGTATATTGATAATTCCCACAGTAGCAGATCCTCCCTTGCCAACAAACTTAAAGAAGCGCTCCTCTGCTGAATTTTTTGACAGAGCACTTGCATTGATAAGTATCTCGAGCATGTCTGGATGCTGTCAG GTTAGCATTCCACTGGGGAAACATGATGGCTGTCCCATCTCTGTCTCATTCATTTCATATCATGGAGGCGATAAATTTCTACTCGATTCAGTTTTAGATATGTATTCCTCTCTTCAAGAGCAAGTTACAGTTGCTTCTAGTTCCTTACCTTTTGCAGACACAAATGGTAACCTGGATGCATCTGAACTGTTAAAAGAAAAG GGTAATGCGGCATATAAGGGATGCCAGTGGAATAAAGCTGTAACTTACTATAGTGAAGCTATCAAATTGCATGGGACAAATGCCACTTACTATTGCAACCGTGCTGCTGCATATTTGCAATTAGGATG TTTTCAACAAGCTGAAGAGGACTGCACCAAGGCAATCTCACTGGATAAAAAGGTAGAATATATAGCATGC aaaggaagtccTTTTTCTCTTCTGGGATCACTTGATAAGTACTGCTGGAATTAG